In Gammaproteobacteria bacterium, a genomic segment contains:
- a CDS encoding hypothetical protein (Evidence 5 : Unknown function), with product MQMRGSQPVFPSLGLALADQGVEGLGEADAGHAGAATASAPGAKKP from the coding sequence TGCGAGGATCACAGCCAGTCTTTCCATCGCTTGGCCTCGCTCTCGCGGATCAGGGCGTTGAGGGTCTCGGTGAGGCTGATGCGGGCCATGCAGGTGCGGCTACAGCGTCCGCACCCGGTGCAAAAAAACCGTGA